In a single window of the Acholeplasma equirhinis genome:
- a CDS encoding SHOCT domain-containing protein translates to MNKTLLTIAAVLSFLSAAGYALFSFVLIGLNSYRDEIIASGGSPAEITELLQMIDALNRITFIIIVFLVLNIVAGVRLLAAKNGKATKNEAIGWSIYLFVGGGLVTGLLAVLGATSKEPQAVGTYVDQNGAVGTLEKRLKELDELYQKGVITKEEYQERRAKIIDNV, encoded by the coding sequence ATGAACAAAACATTATTAACAATTGCAGCAGTACTGTCATTTTTAAGTGCTGCAGGCTATGCATTATTTAGCTTTGTATTGATTGGATTAAACAGCTATAGAGATGAGATTATTGCATCAGGTGGTTCACCAGCTGAAATTACTGAGTTATTACAAATGATAGATGCATTAAATCGAATAACATTTATTATTATCGTATTCTTAGTGCTTAATATTGTTGCAGGTGTTAGATTACTTGCTGCAAAAAATGGTAAAGCAACTAAGAATGAAGCGATTGGTTGGAGTATCTACCTATTCGTTGGTGGTGGACTTGTTACTGGTTTACTTGCTGTTTTAGGTGCTACATCAAAAGAACCTCAAGCAGTTGGTACATACGTTGATCAAAACGGTGCAGTTGGTACACTTGAAAAAAGATTAAAAGAACTTGATGAACTCTATCAAAAAGGTGTTATTACTAAAGAAGAATATCAAGAACGTCGTGCAAAAATTATCGATAACGTATAA
- a CDS encoding SHOCT domain-containing protein, translating to MNKNYLTVAMVFAILGLVGYLPYALMFLIVGLLGIEDVDFFMNMSVFVIVAGGLSAANIIAFIRLNKAKTNPKMRKEVLGWGIYLLIGGYLVGGIMGIIAANSNEEPEFTNRTNLTVEEKLMKLSNLYDKGLITQDEYKLRRKRIVEEI from the coding sequence ATGAATAAGAACTACTTAACTGTTGCAATGGTTTTTGCTATATTAGGTCTTGTTGGATATTTGCCTTACGCACTTATGTTTTTGATTGTTGGCTTATTAGGGATAGAAGATGTAGATTTTTTTATGAACATGTCAGTTTTTGTAATAGTTGCTGGTGGTTTATCAGCCGCAAATATCATAGCATTCATCAGACTAAACAAAGCAAAAACTAATCCTAAAATGCGCAAAGAAGTCTTAGGATGGGGAATCTATTTGCTGATTGGTGGTTATTTAGTCGGTGGTATCATGGGGATTATCGCAGCTAACTCTAATGAAGAACCTGAGTTCACAAATCGCACCAATTTGACAGTAGAAGAAAAGTTGATGAAATTAAGTAACCTTTATGATAAAGGTTTAATCACTCAAGACGAATATAAATTACGAAGAAAACGAATCGTAGAGGAGATTTAA
- a CDS encoding SHOCT domain-containing protein: MNKTYLTIAQVLAGVSAAFFLFAGYFSVVVVAFNIIAIYYLELAKQGKVSKNVVKGWSICLLFTATLAGILGLIAVYSDGQVSSSNTEEKSIETLLREIDELYEKGILSREEYESRRKKIIERV; this comes from the coding sequence ATGAACAAGACATATTTAACAATTGCACAAGTTTTAGCAGGTGTCAGTGCGGCATTCTTTCTATTTGCAGGTTACTTTAGTGTTGTCGTTGTTGCATTTAATATTATCGCAATCTATTATTTAGAATTAGCTAAACAAGGCAAGGTATCAAAGAATGTAGTAAAAGGTTGGAGCATCTGTTTATTATTTACAGCAACACTTGCTGGTATTCTAGGATTAATTGCTGTTTACAGTGATGGGCAAGTTTCATCCTCAAACACAGAAGAAAAGTCAATAGAAACATTATTAAGAGAAATAGATGAACTCTATGAAAAAGGGATCTTATCAAGAGAAGAATACGAATCACGTAGAAAGAAAATTATTGAAAGGGTATAG
- a CDS encoding bacterial Ig-like domain-containing protein, with the protein MKKTIIIIGVILITIIAVATTYYVIREVDNNKMVGIYVSSEPAKKVYYIDETFDASGLLVYEYLNKGIGQVIPNDHLTFENFDSSVERESLRITIRYQTYTASFLISIVQREVIVPTITSISIEPGFIDTYSVGTRLVDVAMNLTLLITYSDETVIILSVNPAYVSGFDSTEAKEDLVLTITYYDENTGLQHQTHVTIQIID; encoded by the coding sequence ATGAAAAAAACGATAATTATTATAGGTGTCATTCTTATCACCATCATAGCTGTGGCAACAACGTATTATGTCATACGAGAAGTTGACAATAATAAGATGGTCGGTATTTATGTGTCATCAGAACCAGCAAAAAAAGTATACTATATCGATGAAACATTTGATGCTTCAGGTCTTTTGGTGTATGAATATTTAAACAAAGGCATTGGTCAGGTTATTCCGAACGATCACCTCACTTTTGAAAATTTTGATTCTAGTGTTGAAAGAGAATCTTTAAGAATTACCATTCGCTATCAAACCTACACAGCCTCTTTTTTAATTAGTATAGTTCAAAGAGAGGTTATTGTACCTACCATTACTAGTATCTCAATTGAACCGGGATTCATTGACACATATTCGGTCGGAACACGATTAGTTGATGTGGCAATGAATTTGACACTTCTTATTACCTATTCTGATGAAACAGTGATTATATTGTCTGTGAATCCTGCATACGTCAGCGGATTTGATTCTACCGAGGCGAAAGAGGATTTAGTGCTAACTATAACCTATTATGATGAAAATACAGGTCTACAACATCAGACACATGTAACGATTCAGATTATCGATTAA
- a CDS encoding putative bifunctional diguanylate cyclase/phosphodiesterase produces MYLVLSDWILQSLVSDPVFMSLVQTWNGVVTLTLIGLTFYVIIYKQIKSHMEKSMHLSHVFSELQTKNEKLTELESNHYKLAYYDSLTGLMNKNKLDQKVEKLIHQKVPFAVLYIDIDNFGVINELKGYEWGDNALFEIAQELKKKVNSKLVARMSEDGFVIVMEKVTDYQEVLSITKAILADIKVLLRKQSEAYFYSASGGVAMYPNHGDRFQDVLRYANLALSEAKRKGKDQIVFYNEAMQALKEREVFLTNQIHHSLDKDHFYVVYQPILKFATKELICTEALIRWNHPEIGNIPPNDFIYLAELSGSIIELTDLVCESVFKQLRTWLNQGLRTMVSINISAKVLMHPEFINKINHLSDIYQVEKSLIVIEVTESVLIDNIEYSLNVLNQLKNEGYIIALDDFGSGYSSLNYLKHLPAHVIKMDKSYIANIDQSEKEKHFLKFVVELTHSLDMRIVLEGVEKTKQEEILSEFQIDYVQGYLYSKPIKAEELFEKYVRKVL; encoded by the coding sequence GTGTATTTAGTCTTATCTGACTGGATATTGCAATCACTTGTTAGTGATCCTGTTTTTATGTCACTTGTTCAAACTTGGAACGGTGTCGTTACTTTAACTTTAATTGGTTTAACTTTTTACGTGATTATTTATAAACAAATTAAATCTCATATGGAAAAGAGCATGCATTTATCACATGTTTTTTCTGAGTTACAAACCAAAAACGAGAAATTAACTGAATTAGAATCTAATCACTATAAACTTGCATATTATGATTCATTAACAGGTTTAATGAATAAGAATAAGTTAGATCAAAAAGTAGAAAAATTAATTCATCAAAAAGTACCATTTGCAGTTTTATATATTGATATTGATAACTTTGGTGTCATTAACGAATTAAAAGGTTACGAATGGGGCGATAACGCACTATTTGAAATTGCACAAGAATTAAAGAAAAAGGTAAATAGCAAGTTAGTTGCAAGAATGTCTGAAGATGGCTTTGTAATCGTTATGGAAAAAGTTACCGATTATCAAGAAGTGCTTTCAATTACAAAAGCAATTCTAGCTGATATTAAAGTACTCTTAAGAAAACAAAGTGAAGCATATTTCTATTCAGCATCTGGTGGGGTTGCAATGTATCCTAATCATGGTGATCGATTCCAAGATGTCCTACGTTATGCAAACTTAGCACTGAGTGAAGCTAAACGTAAAGGTAAAGATCAAATTGTATTCTATAATGAAGCAATGCAAGCATTAAAAGAACGTGAAGTATTCTTAACAAATCAAATACATCACTCATTAGATAAAGATCATTTCTATGTTGTTTATCAACCCATCTTAAAATTTGCAACTAAAGAACTCATTTGTACAGAAGCACTCATCCGTTGGAATCATCCTGAAATTGGAAACATTCCACCAAATGATTTCATTTATTTAGCTGAATTGAGTGGTTCAATCATTGAATTAACCGATTTAGTTTGCGAGTCCGTATTTAAACAATTAAGAACTTGGTTGAATCAAGGCTTAAGAACGATGGTATCAATAAATATTTCTGCTAAAGTATTAATGCATCCTGAATTTATCAATAAGATTAATCATCTTTCAGATATCTATCAAGTAGAGAAATCATTAATTGTTATTGAAGTAACAGAGTCTGTTTTAATTGATAATATTGAATACTCTTTAAATGTTTTAAATCAACTTAAAAATGAAGGTTACATTATCGCACTTGATGACTTTGGTTCAGGGTATAGTTCATTAAACTATTTAAAACACTTACCTGCACATGTGATTAAGATGGATAAGAGTTATATCGCAAACATTGATCAAAGCGAAAAAGAGAAGCATTTCTTGAAGTTTGTCGTTGAACTAACGCATTCACTTGATATGCGTATCGTTTTAGAAGGTGTAGAAAAAACTAAACAAGAAGAAATCCTATCTGAATTTCAAATTGATTATGTTCAAGGGTATTTATACTCTAAACCAATTAAAGCAGAAGAACTATTTGAAAAATACGTAAGAAAAGTCCTCTAA
- a CDS encoding SHOCT domain-containing protein — protein sequence MNRKYSTKLLSISIAILITQIASFVFQNNYGNSLLTIGQALDVIVLISIAFMLLLQFKKFDKVVSIILVVYGGLNIVYGLTSSLAFRLVIQNRDIEVLFTTGLLIAHVLFEIAALFNLVHNTQTKFETKFTKNLTLITLSVSFVLLAAVSPFVTYGDMFSVLKTIAALLAILALYASVFLGIEEKAVKVDPVEAPKVVTSLNESKLTELEKLYNRGIITEEEYQTRKERIESQM from the coding sequence ATGAATAGAAAATATAGTACTAAATTATTATCGATTTCAATAGCAATACTCATTACTCAAATCGCTTCATTTGTTTTTCAAAATAATTATGGTAACTCCTTATTAACAATCGGACAAGCACTTGATGTGATCGTATTAATTTCAATAGCATTTATGCTGCTACTTCAATTTAAGAAATTTGATAAGGTTGTATCAATTATATTGGTTGTCTATGGTGGATTAAATATTGTTTATGGACTAACCTCATCACTTGCATTTAGATTGGTGATTCAAAATAGAGATATTGAAGTTCTCTTCACAACTGGTTTATTAATTGCACATGTTTTATTTGAAATTGCAGCATTATTCAATCTTGTACATAATACACAAACTAAGTTTGAAACAAAGTTTACTAAAAACTTAACCTTGATTACCTTAAGTGTCTCATTTGTATTACTTGCAGCAGTTTCACCATTTGTAACTTATGGTGATATGTTCTCAGTATTAAAAACAATTGCAGCGCTTTTAGCAATTCTTGCATTATATGCCTCAGTGTTCCTTGGTATTGAAGAAAAAGCAGTTAAAGTAGACCCAGTAGAGGCACCAAAAGTGGTAACATCTCTTAATGAATCAAAACTTACAGAACTTGAGAAGTTATATAACCGAGGCATCATCACTGAAGAAGAATATCAAACAAGAAAAGAAAGAATTGAATCTCAAATGTAA
- the istB gene encoding IS21-like element helper ATPase IstB gives MNLLLCYEKVGHKLKLSYVKSSYSQSISETMDKGASYEEFLKIILTNEVKARESNGIDRRIKTAKFPYLKYLGDLKLGAFPLEVSNQIRELQSLRFLDEGRNVILVGNPGVGKTHTAIGLGISACMKMKNVLYITVPNLITELKESMTLNQLTNYKKRFITYDLVILDELGYIGFDKEGSELLFNLLSMRNETKSIIITTNLTFNRWEEIFGDPTLTAAMVDRLAHKATVINIKGDSYRIKETKDWLAN, from the coding sequence TTGAACCTCTTGCTCTGCTATGAAAAAGTGGGACACAAATTAAAATTATCATATGTTAAAAGCAGTTATTCTCAATCAATTAGCGAGACAATGGATAAGGGGGCCAGCTATGAAGAGTTCTTAAAGATTATCTTAACCAATGAAGTTAAAGCAAGAGAGTCTAACGGCATTGACCGCAGAATTAAAACAGCTAAGTTCCCTTATCTTAAATACTTAGGTGATCTAAAGTTAGGTGCATTCCCTTTAGAAGTTTCTAATCAAATTAGAGAACTTCAATCCCTAAGATTTTTAGATGAAGGAAGAAACGTAATATTAGTGGGTAATCCAGGAGTAGGTAAAACTCATACAGCGATTGGTTTAGGTATTAGTGCATGTATGAAAATGAAAAATGTTTTATATATAACCGTTCCAAATCTAATAACTGAGCTTAAAGAGTCAATGACCTTAAATCAATTAACTAATTATAAAAAAAGATTCATCACATATGACTTAGTCATACTTGATGAACTTGGTTATATAGGATTTGATAAAGAAGGTAGTGAATTATTATTTAATTTACTATCAATGAGAAATGAAACAAAGTCAATTATTATTACTACTAACTTAACGTTTAATAGGTGGGAAGAAATCTTTGGTGATCCAACACTAACTGCAGCAATGGTAGATAGGCTGGCACATAAAGCAACAGTTATAAATATTAAAGGTGATTCATACAGAATCAAAGAAACAAAAGATTGGTTAGCTAATTAA